The stretch of DNA TTAAGGGACATTCTACTGCGCATCATTGAGTTTTGAGCAGTATGATGGTTGGAAATcatttttgttgcatttcattataaatatagaagaagaaaaaaaggacatatcATGTCAATGTGTTGATTCAGTATTAATCatgttgttttgtatatttttctgcAGAGTTGAGTCGTGCTTCGAGTCTACTTTTATTAAACGATTCCATTAGTGTTCATTTCCTCCGCATGCCTCCTTACCTGGCCAAACACCGACTTCACTATGGGGTGAAGACTCGAGTCATACTCGGACGCGGTCCCGCTCAGTCTCTTGGCCGTGCGGCGGGATGCGGGCGGGGCCGGCGCCCTCGTGCTCGCAGGTGTGTAAGAGCTGAGGCTGCTGGACGATGACCCGGTGACGGCTCTCTCCCTGGCCTCGAAAAAGAAAGCCGCGTCGTCCGGAGCTTTGGGGTAAGACGGAGTTGGCGAGGTCCTCCTGTCCTGCCCGGAGCCGCCCGGCTGCTGCGCTGCGGGAGGCAGCTCTCCTCGCGAGGAGTCGGGCTGGTGGGAGGGTTTGGACCTGGAGGACTTGCTGCGCTCCTTCTGATGCCGGCTCGCGCTGTGTCTCGCGTCCCCCTCGGGGTACCCATCATCCAGCAGGCTGGCTTTCCGGTGAGAATGGCCCTTCTGCACCCGGTGGTGATCGCCCCCTCCGTCGTGCCTTGGCTGGCAGAGGGGTCTCCGCGCGCTCGGCTCGCAGTCCTGCGCCCAGTCCGCGTCGTCGCCGCCTCCAGCTCCGGCGGGATGACAGTGGGAGCGGTGGCTCCGGTGGCCGCGCGCACCGTGGTCCGAGTGCGCAGACCTGCGGTGGTTGAGCCCCGACGATCTCAGCAGAGAGGCGGTCGACTCGCTTTTGGGGAAAGAGGAGCTCATCGTTCGTTCTGTCCTGCTCGACGGGCGATGCGAGTCTGCTGGAGGCTGGAGGTCGAGTAAAGGGAAACGCCACGTGCAGGTGCTCAGCATCAGCCGGTCGGACCCCCACCGCCCCCCTctccccactccctccctccctctctacttacacatccacacactcgACCGTCGCTGCACATCCGCGATGACGAGGCTGGAGCAGTGAGCAGGTCGAGATGTGACCGGAGCCGGACGACCTGGCAGTGGGTCGGTCCGTCGCCTCGCACGGGGCACCAGGAAGTTTGGATGACAGCACTGCCGCATAGTCACACGCAGTCACACGCGTCAAGTGCATCAAGACCCACGTCACCACAGACAATTTCTGACACAATGGGATTCATATATGCCCattttctttaatgtgaatatgtaATAAGTGAAACATCATTTGAGCGTTTAATATTCACACTCAAAACTCAACAAGTGGCTGCTGTGATTTTAATGCCAGTGGACAGTGGTGTTCCACAAGGACACGACGGAGAGCTCTGTGTCCTGGAGATCATGGACGTTCTGTAAAAtattgaacacatttaaaatacactggatcgctgcaaaaaaaaaagaagactcagtagtaaatgaaaacaaaagggcaaaacaattcaaatggATTGCACCAAGGGGATGACAAATACGTTTTACATATAGTCTTTTGAGCTATGAATAGCAACATAAGATTTCGGAAATTAACACTGAGGCACTATTTATTCACCAGTCAGCATTGGGATACACACACGAGTGAAATGGGACATATAAGGAAACAGAACAATATTAGAATGgaaagtttaaataaaatcacagcgtatttgaatttgaaaggTGTACATACAGTTAAGTCACTTTTatcaagagggggaaaaaactgagaCTCATCTAATCTTCAACCTGCCAAACATCTCCCTATTCCATGATAAGTTTTCAGAGGTAAAAAACACGCCCTTTTCCCCTCTCACAAATCCACatgatttaaaatcattttgaacTTTTAAATTAAGTGAAATTTTGCACTCATTTAGCTTTCCAACTTGTGCCTATAAGCAATGATATGGTTGCATAATTTGGGTGAAATTATAGGTGCCAAGGCATGAACATAATGGAGCTTTTGATTGTGGTCAAATTAAGAATTGCAAAGTTCAAAAGGAACAACACTGGAAATAACAGCGTGACAACCCCTCAGACTCAATCCCATCTGCACACCCAGGGTCATAATTCTCACAGCAGATGTCCGGGGACGCGGGGCAAAAGTATGTAGAGTTATGTTCATGTACAAAGCCAATTAGACACTCAAACTCTCACGAACTGCGTTTCAGAGCACAGAGCTGAGAAATGAGCAGATTTTGCTCTCGTTTCTCTGGGGGATTTTTGTTCTCTGacatctgtgtctctgtctcgtCTGCTCCAGGGAGAGGCAAAGTATCTTCACTCCATCGCTCCCATCCCCCCCTGCAAAATCGGCCTGCTTTCTC from Scophthalmus maximus strain ysfricsl-2021 chromosome 20, ASM2237912v1, whole genome shotgun sequence encodes:
- the LOC118285099 gene encoding calcium-binding protein 4 isoform X1, whose translation is MLSTCTWRFPLLDLQPPADSHRPSSRTERTMSSSFPKSESTASLLRSSGLNHRRSAHSDHGARGHRSHRSHCHPAGAGGGDDADWAQDCEPSARRPLCQPRHDGGGDHHRVQKGHSHRKASLLDDGYPEGDARHSASRHQKERSKSSRSKPSHQPDSSRGELPPAAQQPGGSGQDRRTSPTPSYPKAPDDAAFFFEARERAVTGSSSSSLSSYTPASTRAPAPPASRRTAKRLSGTASEYDSSLHPIVKSVFGQDQKKNYKAVQSCEEGGSGGAYLEPLVALAQNGANMHNVLGPACIFLRKGFAENRQADRELRPEEMDELREAFKEFDKDKDGFIGCKDLGNCMRTMGYMPTEMELIELSQQINMNLGGHVDFEDFVELMGPKLLAETADMIGVKELRDAFKEFDTNGDGQISTAELREAMKKLLGQQVGHRDLEDILRDIDLNGDGHVDFEEFVRMMSR
- the LOC118285099 gene encoding calcium-binding protein 1 isoform X2, which produces MLSTCTWRFPLLDLQPPADSHRPSSRTERTMSSSFPKSESTASLLRSSGLNHRRSAHSDHGARGHRSHRSHCHPAGAGGGDDADWAQDCEPSARRPLCQPRHDGGGDHHRVQKGHSHRKASLLDDGYPEGDARHSASRHQKERSKSSRSKPSHQPDSSRGELPPAAQQPGGSGQDRRTSPTPSYPKAPDDAAFFFEARERAVTGSSSSSLSSYTPASTRAPAPPASRRTAKRLSGTASEYDSSLHPIVKSVFGQDRELRPEEMDELREAFKEFDKDKDGFIGCKDLGNCMRTMGYMPTEMELIELSQQINMNLGGHVDFEDFVELMGPKLLAETADMIGVKELRDAFKEFDTNGDGQISTAELREAMKKLLGQQVGHRDLEDILRDIDLNGDGHVDFEEFVRMMSR